Proteins encoded by one window of Balearica regulorum gibbericeps isolate bBalReg1 chromosome 21, bBalReg1.pri, whole genome shotgun sequence:
- the MFAP2 gene encoding microfibrillar-associated protein 2 isoform X2 yields the protein MRAVGLFWLCLPALLVQGQYSRFEGITYPEPVQYSQYDQQSEIQDYYDYHDVTPRAPEEQFRYQSQQQSQQEIVPAPTPAAAPETEPTEPGPLDCREEQYPCTRLYSVHKPCKQCLNEICFYSLRRVYVINKEICVRTVCAHEELLRADLCRDKFSKCGVMATSGLCQTVVASCARSCGGC from the exons ATGAGAGCGGTGGGGCTCTTCTGGCTGTGTCTGCCAG CGCTCCTGGTCCAGGGACAGTACAGCAGGTTTGAAGGCATCACCTACCCCGAGCCGGTCCAGTATTCCCAGTACGACCAGCAATCAG AAATTCAGGATTACTACGACTATCACG ATGTCACCCCCCGTGCCCCCGAGGAGCAGTTTCGGTACCAGTCCCAGCAGCAGTCCCAGCAGGAAATCGTGCCAGCCCCAACCCCAG ctgctgcccccGAGACCGAGCCCACGGAGCCAGGACCCCTCG ACTGCCGGGAGGAGCAATACCCCTGCACCAGGCTCTACTCCGTGCACAAGCCCTGCAAGCAGTGCCTGAACGAGATCTGCTTTTACAG CCTCCGCCGGGTTTACGTGATCAACAAGGAGATCTGCGTCCGCACCGTGTGCGCCCACGAAGAGCTGCTGCGag CCGATCTCTGCCGCGACAAGTTTTCCAAGTGCGGGGTGATGGCCACCAGCGGGCTCTGCCAAACCGTGGTCGCATCCTGCGCCCGCAGCTGCGGCGGGTGCTGA
- the MFAP2 gene encoding microfibrillar-associated protein 2 isoform X1 codes for MRAVGLFWLCLPAALLVQGQYSRFEGITYPEPVQYSQYDQQSEIQDYYDYHDVTPRAPEEQFRYQSQQQSQQEIVPAPTPAAAPETEPTEPGPLDCREEQYPCTRLYSVHKPCKQCLNEICFYSLRRVYVINKEICVRTVCAHEELLRADLCRDKFSKCGVMATSGLCQTVVASCARSCGGC; via the exons ATGAGAGCGGTGGGGCTCTTCTGGCTGTGTCTGCCAG CAGCGCTCCTGGTCCAGGGACAGTACAGCAGGTTTGAAGGCATCACCTACCCCGAGCCGGTCCAGTATTCCCAGTACGACCAGCAATCAG AAATTCAGGATTACTACGACTATCACG ATGTCACCCCCCGTGCCCCCGAGGAGCAGTTTCGGTACCAGTCCCAGCAGCAGTCCCAGCAGGAAATCGTGCCAGCCCCAACCCCAG ctgctgcccccGAGACCGAGCCCACGGAGCCAGGACCCCTCG ACTGCCGGGAGGAGCAATACCCCTGCACCAGGCTCTACTCCGTGCACAAGCCCTGCAAGCAGTGCCTGAACGAGATCTGCTTTTACAG CCTCCGCCGGGTTTACGTGATCAACAAGGAGATCTGCGTCCGCACCGTGTGCGCCCACGAAGAGCTGCTGCGag CCGATCTCTGCCGCGACAAGTTTTCCAAGTGCGGGGTGATGGCCACCAGCGGGCTCTGCCAAACCGTGGTCGCATCCTGCGCCCGCAGCTGCGGCGGGTGCTGA
- the CROCC gene encoding rootletin, whose protein sequence is MSSLLSLQEENRILQQELSRVEDLLAQSRAERDELAIKYNAISERLEQTLRLETGERESAESRSLAQHNIDLRRLLEEEQAAYKRKLQAYQEGQQRQAQLVQKLQAKVLQYKKKCGEVEQQLLEKATELEQERLTSQLDASGSQPEEESSNELENALIRLEEEQQRSSSLVQVNSMLREQLEQANVANAALSEDIRKLTADWARARDELEQREAEWRREEESFNTYFSNEHSRLLTLWRQAVAFRRHFGEVKAATERDLSELSHEASRAGRAAHAACLHLAANLRLAETQAGAAREKQAMRLAQLEEQLAARARDADLEKAALGARLAELAAALERLRAEDGEKERAVQALTLQLQNLEASRAQEPSPVEVEALRSEVELLRQTLQDVTQAVLADDPEHPPPPPESPPCPPASPRRSLSPSAAAAAVHAALRRRHLQLQDARGQAEASREVAGNLRRELEDSEKRLGTLERRLEELSAEAGGCRRAQDEALCEVARLRAEAEVLRRERLQAEEALAGEQQRAGALQQERAQLQRRGEGLEDARDEAARVAEAARQQLERSQQQVEELEAQRAGAQRELLEAREALSRAVLEAEVARGEREALAEALGKAQGSCGELAAAQRAAQAEEARLRDALAKTSELAGGLAREKTELSRTLARLEEEREKGRIRTRELGRELALLRGRLERGRWAGAAERQGLERARRAAEEGCRGLRAELRVLRGQHLRLRQHLGQAVQEQSAAGEALAAARGEQERLRGELLRLSRAREGLAKEGASLAVQLAAAQRHGQDRAQEAAGLRTEKEGLESSVFQLQQQLTRLDARNQQLEAEGRTLLQAKEALEAELGAARLEREREQEARRQAVAAAETAAVTVALQSARDAHRDELDRLQREKEELEAEQGRLAREQEELVAELAATRRQRESEKQQALALQEEERAALAETLGGLQRSLAEATAELEQQRREVTGHQEKEQTLAAELRNLRAQAAEAAAAHEREAKVLREQATAAAKQRDGALREAEEARAQLRAVAEARAAGRRELLEAQREARESREGRDAQRRQVQEARRALGDEAREKETLRRSNEELRAALRRAEGERISLKRASEEKEQRLALVEDGRAAADREVMELRANLRELERARLDARRELQELRRQVKDLDSENSKRSKEVGELQARVTLEEQREEESRREAFGLRQKVAESEAGTEAARKQLQDLQRRLLEVEGEFRQREKDLARSLEEARGNEKKLLADARNLQLKVEAARGEAAELSLRLSAAEGRAQGLEAELARGEALRRAAETRLGGIQSALRRTMGIGRARAGSPGKGGGLGGSGSPSSSPDSDAAAEPEAVRAALRDFLRELQDAQREREELRVQVGSLGRRLAEAEEERDNAGARAQQLQKLVAEREEGRGGGELSSTQATLLLQEETLRRSERERQALREKVTALERSLHAAEGERRAVQERMSAARAGEAELEDAKRRLEAAESRSTRLELQQRVLEGELQRARLALGERQAEARATQDRAELLQKQLADSEQRAGALQLAMERLSAALAESGSKDDASSVTASADGTVVHERLLQLQSALAAGELDRRALQEGLEVARRALAEAREEKGALREQLRGLREEQGVLRRSKEELEAQVRQQQEALRQRQEERRGLQERVGTLQHALTRTQGEKREAERVAMRLEKDKGALKKTLDKVEREKLQTQEDSLRLSAEKGRLDRSLGTAERELAEAQQRILLLQAQVSALEHPPAPSPAPELRRELDRLRVAQLQAQRTLETRERVHRHRVRGLEEQIALLKGQELRRHPTSI, encoded by the exons ATGTCCTCGCTGCTGTCCCTCCAGGAGGAGAACCgcatcctgcagcaggagctgtcGCGCGTCGAGGACCTGTTGGCTCAGAGCCGTGCCGAGCGCGATGAGTTGGCCATCAAGTACAACGCCATCAGCGAGCGG CTGGAGCAAACCCTGCGGCTGGAGACGGGCGAGCGGGAATCGGCGGAGAGCCGGAGCCTGGCGCAGCACAACATCGACCTGCGgcggctgctggaggaggaacaAGCCGCCTACAAGCGTAAGCTGCAGGCGTACCAGGAGGGCCAGCAGCGCCAAGCCCAGCTGGTCCAGAAGCTCCAAGCCAAG GTGTTGCAGTATAAGAAGAAATGCGGCGAagtggagcagcagctgctggagaaggcgacggagctggagcaggagaggctGACG agccagctggatgcGAGCGGCTCGCAGCcggaggaggagagcagcaacGAGCTGGAGAACGCCCTGATCCGGctggaagaggagcagcagag gagcagcagcctggtGCAGGTGAACTCGATGCTGCGGGAGCAGCTGGAACAAGCCAACGTGGCCAACGCGGCGCTGAGCGAGGACATCCGCAAGCTGACGGCCGACTGGGCGAGGGCACGGGACGAGCTGGAGCAGCGAGAGGCGGAGTGGAGGCGCGAGGAGGAg TCCTTCAACACCTACTTCAGCAACGAGCACAGCCGGCTCCTCACCCTCTGGAGACAGGCGGTGGCCTTCAGGCGCCACTTCGGGGAGGTGAAAGCCGCCACCGAGAG GGATTTATCGGAGCTGAGCCACGAGGCGTCGcgcgcaggcagggctgcccacGCCGCCTGCCTTCACCTGGCCGCCAACCTGCGCCTGGCCGAGACCCAGGCCGGCGCCGCGCGGGAGAAGCAGGCGATGCGGCTGGCACAGCTGGAGGAACAGCTGGCGGCGCGGGCGCGGGACGCCGACCTGGAGAAAGCCGCCCTCGGCGCCAG GCTGGCGGAGCTGGCGGCGGCCCTGGAGCGCCTGCGGGCCGAGGACGGGGAGAAGGAGCGGGCGGTGCAGGCGCTGACCCTGCAGCTGCAAAACCTG GAGGCCTCGCGCGCCCAGGAGCCGTCGCCGGTGGAGGTGGAGGCCTTGCGCTCGGAGGTGGAGCTGCTCCGTCAGACGCTGCAGGATGTCACccag GCGGTGCTGGCAGACGACCCCGAGCACCCGCCGCCACCCCCGGagtcccccccgtgtccccccgcaTCCCCTCGCCGCAGCCTCTcgcccagcgccgccgccgccgccgtgcACGCCGCTCTGCGCCGCCGccacctccagctgcag GATGCCCGGGGCCAGGCGGAGGCCAGCCGGGAGGTGGCCGGGAACCTGCGGCGGGAGCTGGAGGACAGCGAGAAGCGGCTGGGGACCCTGGAGCGGCGGCTGGAGGAGCTCAGCGCCGAggccgggggctgccggcgGGCGCAGGATGAGGCCCTGTGCGAGGTCGCCCGCCTGCGCGCCGAGGCCGAGGTCCTGCGCAG GGAGCGGCTGCAGGCGGAGGAGGCGCTGGCGGGGGAGCAGCAGCGGGCGGgtgccctgcagcaggagcgGGCGCAGCTGCAACGCCGGGGCGAGGGGCTGGAGGACGCCCGGGACGAGGCCGCCCGCGTCGCCGAGGCCGCCCGCCAGCAGCTGGAGCGCag ccagcagcaggtggaggagctggaggcgCAGCGTGCGGGGGCGCAgcgggagctgctggaggcGCGGGAGGCGCTGAGCCGGGCGGTGCTGGAGGCCGAGGTGGCGCGGGGCGAGCGGGAGGCGCTGGCCGAGGCGCTGGGCAAG GCGCAGGGGAGCTGCGGGGAGCTGGCGGCGGCGCAGCGGGCGGCGCAGGCGGAGGAGGCCCGGCTGCGGGACGCCCTGGCCAAGACGAGCGAGCTGGCGGGCGGGCTGGCGCGGGAGAAGACGGAGCTGAGCCGGACCTTGGCCCGGCTGGAAGAGGAGCGGGAGAAGGGCCGCATCCGGACGCGGGAGCTGGGACGGGAGCTGGCGCTGCTGCGGGGGCGGCTGGAGCGGGGACGATGGGCCGGGGCGGCCGAGCGGCAGGGCCTGGAGCGGGCACGCAGGGCGGCCGAGGAGGGctgccgggggctgcgggccgAGCTGCGGGTGCTGCGGGGTCAGCACCTGCGCCTGCGCCAGCACCTGggccag GCGGTGCAGGAGCAGAGCGCGGCGGGCGAGGCGctggcggcggcgcggggggagCAGGAGCGGCTGCGGGGGGAGCTGCTGCGGCTCAGCCGGGCCCGCGAGGGGCTGGCCAAGGAGGGGGCCAGCCTGGCCGTCCAGCTCGCCGCCGCCCAGCGCCACGGCCAGGATCGGGCCCAGGAGGCGGCTGGGCTCAG GACGGAGAAGGAGGGACTGGAGAGCAGCGtgttccagctgcagcagcagctcacccGCCTCGACGCCCGCaaccagcagctggaggccGAAGGCCGGACCCTGCTCCAGGCCAAGGAGGCGCTGGAGG CGGAGCTGGGCGCCGCGCGGCtggagcgggagcgggagcaggAGGCGCGGCGGCAGGCGGTGGCGGCGGCAGAGACGGCGGCGGTGACGGTGGCCCTGCAGAGCGCCCGCGACGCGCACCGGGACGAGCTCGACCGCCTGCAGCGCGAGAAG gaggagctggaggccGAGCAGGGCCGGCTGGCgcgggagcaggaggagctggtggcCGAGCTGGCGGCGACGCGGCGGCAGCGTGAGAGCGAGAAGCAGCAG gcgCTGgcactgcaggaggaggagagggcgGCGCTGGCGGAGAcgctgggggggctgcagcggAGCCTGGCCGAGGCCACCGCCGAGCTCGAGCAGCAGCGGCGAGAGGTCACCGGCCATCAAGAGAAGGAGCAG ACCCTGGCTGCGGAGCTGCGCAACCTGCGGGCGCAGGCGGCCGAGGCGGCAGCGGCCCACGAGCGGGAGGCGAAGGTTCTTCGTGAGCAAGCGACGGCGGCGGCCAAGCAGCGGGACGGTGCCCTGCGGGAG GCGGAGGAGGCGCGGGCGCAGCTGCGGGCGGTGGCGGAGGCGCGGGCGGCAGGACGGCGGGAGCTGCTGGAAGCGCAACGGGAGGCCCGGGAGAGCCGGGAGGGTCGGGATGCGCAGCGGCGGCAGGTGCAGGAGGCACGTCGGGCCCTGGGAGACGAGGCCAGGGAGAAGGAAACCCTGCGGCGTTCCAACGAGGAGCTGCGGGCAGCGCTGCGGCGTGCCGAGGGCGAGCGCATCAG cctgAAGCGCGCCAGCGAGGAGAAGGAGCAGCGGCTGGCGCTGGTGGAGgacgggcgggcggcggcggacCGGGAGGTGATGGAGCTGCGGGCAAACCTGCGGGAGCTGGAACGCGCCCGCCTCGACGCCCGCCGcgagctgcaggagctgcgccggcag GTGAAGGACCTGGACAGCGAGAACAGCAAGAGGAGCAAGGAGGTGGGCGAGCTGCAGGCGCGCGTGACGCTGGAGGAGCAGCGGGAGGAGGAGAGCCGCCGCGAAGCCTTCGGCCTCAGGCAGAAGGTGGCGGAGAGCGAGGCCGGCACGGAGGCCGCCAGGAAGCAG CTCCAGGACTTGCAGCGGCGGCTCTTGGAGGTGGAAGGCGAATTCCGGCAGCGGGAGAAGGACCTGGCCCGCAGCTTGGAGGAGGCTCGCGGCAACGAGAAGAAGCTGCTGGCCGATGCCCGCAACCTGCAGCTGAAGGTGGAAGCGGCGCGGGGCGAAGCGGCCGAGCTGAGCCTACGCCTGAGCGCGGCCGAGGGTCGGGCGCAGGGGCTGGAAGCCGAGCTGGCCCGTGGCGAGGCGCTGCGCCGGGCTGCCGAAACCCGCCTGGGAGGCATCCAGTCCGCCCTACGCCGTACCATGGGCATCGGCCGGGCACGGGCCGGCTCCCCGGGCAAGG GTGGGGGACTTGGGGGGTCGGGGAGCCCCAGCTCATCCCCGGACTCCGATGCGGCCGCCGAGCCCGAGGCGGTGCGGGCAGCCCTGCGGGATTTCCTGCGCGAGCTGCAGGACGCGCAGCGGGAGCGG GAGGAGCTGCGGGTGCAGGTGGGCAGCCTGGGCCGGCGGCTGgcggaggcggaggaggagcgGGACAACGCCGGTGCCCGGGCGCAGCAGCTCCAGAAGCTGGTGGCTGAGCGTGAGGAAG GTCGTGGCGGCGGGGAGCTGAGCAGCACCCAGGCTACGCTGCTGCTGCAAGAGGAGACGCTGCGACGGAGCGAGCGGGAGCGACAGGCGTTGCGGGAGAAGGTGACGGCGCTGGAACGGAGCCTGCACGCTGCCGAGGGCGAGCGTCGAGCCGTCCAG GAGAGGATGAGCGCGGCGCGAGCCGGCGAGGCTGAGCTGGAGGATGCCAAGAGGCGACTGGAAGCGGCGGAGAGCCGGAGCACGcgcctggagctgcagcagcggGTGCTGGAGGGCGAGTTGCAAAGGGCACGGTTGGCCCTGGGCGAGCGGCAAGCGGAGGCGCGGGCGACGCAAGACCGCGCCGAGCTGCTCCAGAAACAG CTAGCGGACAGCGAGCAGCGCGCCGGCGCTTTGCAGCTGGCGATGGAGCGGTTGAGCGCGGCGTTGGCGGAGAGCGGCTCGAAGGACGACGCGTCGAGCGTGACGGCGTCGGCCGATGGCACCGTGGTCCACGAgcggctgctgcagctccaaagCGCCCTGGCCGCCGGCGAGCTCGACCGTCGGGCGCTGCAG gaggggctggaggtggcACGGCGGGCGCTGGCGGAGGCGCGGGAGGAGAAGGGAGCGCTGCGGGAGCAgctgcgggggctgcgggaggagcAGGGGGTCCTGCGGCGCagcaaggaggagctggaggcgCAGGtccggcagcagcaggag GCGCTGCGGCAGCGGCAGGAGGAGCGCAGGGGGCTGCAGGAACGGGTGGGCACCCTGCAGCACGCCCTGACCCGCACGCAGGGCGAGAAGCGGGAGGCCGAGCGCGTCGCCATGCGCCTCGAGAAGGACAAGGGCGCCCTGAAGAAAACCCTGGACAAG GTGGAGCGGGAGAAGCTGCAGACGCAGGAGGACTCGCTGCGGCTCTCGGCGGAGAAGGGCCGGCTGGATCGGTCGCTGGGCACGGCCGAGCGGGAGCTGGCGGAGGCGCAGCAAcgcatcctgctgctgcag gcgcAGGTGTCGGCGCTGGAGCACCCGCCTGCACCCAGCCCCGCGCCGGAGCTGCGGCGGGAGTTGGATCGCCTGCGCGTCGCCCAGCTCCAAGCCCAGCGGACGCTGGAGACCCGCGAGCGCGTCCACCGTCACCGCGTCCGCGGCCTGGAGGAGCAG ATCGCGCTGCTGAAGGGGCAGGAGCTCCGCCGACACCCCACCAGCATTTag
- the NECAP2 gene encoding adaptin ear-binding coat-associated protein 2, with translation MEAGRTIEAAGQSGGGGRSSAAMAAMAAEEEEYEAVLCMKPAVHVYRVPPRASNRGYRAAEWQLDQPAWSGRLRITAKGKTAFIKLEDKTSGELFAQAPVEQFPGIAVEGVTDSSRYFVIRIEDGNGRRAFIGVGFVDRGDAFDFNVALQDHFKWVRQQSELARQAENPSQGPKLDLGFKEGQTIKLNIANMKKKEGTTGNTRPRPTSLGGLSLLPPPPSGKNSAPVCPGERPSSLSVPTQLPGTPITDSLLSWPQPAAAPSAAATDVWGDFAKASGSASTQTQANAGWVQF, from the exons ATGGAGGCGGGCCGTACCATCGAGGCGGCGGGCcagagcggcggcggcgggcggagtTCCGCCGCGATGGCGGCCATGgcagcggaggaggaggagtacGAGGCGGTGCTGTGCATGAAGCCGGCGGTGCACGTCTACCGGGTGCCGCCGCGGGCCTCCAACCGCGGCTACAG aGCTGCAGAGTGGCAGCTGGACCAGCCAGCGTGGAGCGGCAGGCTGCGGATCACGGCCAAGGGCAAGACCGCGTTCATTAAGCTGGAGGACAAGACCTCAG gagAACTTTTTGCCCAGGCGCCGGTGGAGCAGTTCCCTGGCATCGCTGTGGAGGGCGTGACGGACTCCAGCAGATACTTCGTCATCCGCATCGAAGACGGGAACG ggcgCCGAGCTTTCATTGGAGTCGGTTTTGTCGACCGAGGGGATGCTTTTGACTTCAATGTGGCTCTCCAAGACCATTTTAA aTGGGTGAGGCAGCAGAGCGAGCTGGCCAGACAGGCTGAGAACCCCAGTCAGGGACCCAAACTGGATCTGGGCTTCAAGGAGGGGCAAACCATCAAGCTCAACATTGCG aatatgaagaaaaaagaaggaacaacGGGGAACACCAGACCACGTCCCACGAGTCTTGGGGGCCTGAGTTTGCTCCCACCACCTCCCAGTGGAAAAAATTCTGCTCCGGTTTGTCCTGGAGAGCGACCGTCTTCGCTCTCAGTGCCCACCCAGCTCCCAGGCACCCCCATCACAG ACTCCCTCTTGTCCTGGCCGCAGCCcgctgctgctccctctgccGCTGCCACCGACGTCTGGGGAGACTTTGCCAAAGCTTCGGG ATCAGCTTCTACCCAGACTCAGGCGAATGCTGGCTGGGTTCAGTTCTGA
- the SZRD1 gene encoding SUZ RNA-binding domain-containing isoform X6: MASVCLLVFCIIRIAPCLLEKGAAPWEIDRRLEKKLKITQKERAGSSRLDVATAMGKPFKKKTLKGRNGRKSKSPPKVPIVIQDDSLPAGPPPQIRILKRPTTNGVLSNPNSASRPAFPVKSLAQREAEYAEARKRILGSASPEEEQEKPILDRPPRISQPEDSRQPNNVIRQPLGPDGSQGFKQRR; encoded by the exons ATGGcttctgtttgtcttttagTTTTCTGCATCATCAGAATTGCCCCGTGCTTGCTAGAAAAAGGAGCAGCTCCTTGG GAAATAGACAGACGGTtggaaaagaagctgaagaTCACACAGAAGGAAAG agccGGGTCTTCCAGACTGGATGTAGCTACAGCTATGGGGAAgccatttaagaaaaagacaCTCAAAGGAAGAAATGG taGAAAGTCAAAATCTCCTCCTAAAGTGCCGATCGTGATTCAGGACGACAGCCTTCCTGCGGGTCCTCCCCCTCAGATCCGCATCTTGAAGAGACCGACAACCAACGGTGTTCTCAGCAATCCCAACTCCGCCAGCAGACCGGCCTTCCCCGTGAAATCCTTGGCGCAAAGGGAGGCGGAGTACGCGGAAGCCAGGAAACGAATATTGGGCAGCGCGAGCCCCGAAgaagagcaggagaaacccATTCTAGATAG GCCGCCGAGGATCTCCCAGCCGGAAGACTCCAGACAGCCCAACAATGTGATTAGACAACCCCTGGGTCCCGATGGCTCACAAGGCTTCAAACAACGCAGATAA